TAAACTGCCCTATTCCTTGTACCTGCCAGCAGCACTGTTCATAATTGCCGATTGTCCCTGCACCCGCTGCAAACAGCGCAGACTTTACTTCGTTCAGAGCTTGTTCAGGAATAAAAACCGTTAGCTTATACATGTCATCACCTTATGATCTAATTTTAACAACGCAACTTTTTTTGACAACGCAACTTTGAAAAGATCTTTAGAAGAGGCATTGAAAAGAAATATTTAAAAAACACTTTTGAGTAATCGATGTTGAATAATCAATGTTGAATAATCGATGTTGAATAAATAGCCATGCTCTACTTCTTTGATAAAGAGGGATGATCGGTCCATATATAACGTAATAGCCAGTCCTTGGCATCGCCAGCATAATCAATACCGATACGCGGTCGCAGCGATACTGGCGGCTGGCAACCATCGTCCTCAACCCAAACCTCAGATTCTGGACTGATAGACTTGCCATATAAGTCCCGATTGACTTGCAAACGCTTAGTCAATTTTCCGGGGCCGGCAAGTTGCTTAGGATGTGTCAGCTGCTTATCCGCGCTGAGCAATTGCTCCTCTACCAGTCGATCACTATTGACCGTTAAAAACCCCGCCCGTATAAGAACCGATTCTGGTGATTCTGAAGGCCCACTGATCAAGTTAAGCATATGATGAATGCCATAAGTCAGATATACATAAAATACGCCCCCTTCGCGATACATGATTTCAGATTTTTCTTTTCCTTTTGCCACATGCGCCTGAACTGATCCATCATCTTCGCCGATATAAGCTTCAGTTTCAGAGATCCGCATCCTTAGCACTTTTTGTGAGCCATCACTATCTGTCAGCTGTCGACATAGTATTTTACCAACCAAATCGCCAGCAACCACACAGGTTGGGCGGGTGAACCAAGAGGAGTCTAGTATAGTTATTTGGGGAGGTGAGGATTTAGAGGATGTCATTAGTTAGACCTTATTTTTATCTTTATGATATAAGTATAGATAATCAATAACTTAGCATAAAAATAAGATGGGATGACGGCTCTATTGGCTCAAATTCCAAAGGAAGCTAATTTATAACCAGTTACTGTTGCCGCTGCTATTTCTAATCGAACGTAGTTAGTAGTAAGATGATAGTCCTCATATCCAGCTTAAGTGGTTACCATAAATAATTATGACTTCCTCACTGCATCGCCTGTACTCTTTTCGTCGCTGTCCCTATGCCATGCGTGCCCGTCTCGGCCTGTTGTTTGCCGAAGTGCAGGTGGAGTTGCGGGAGATAACTCTGAAAAATAAACCAGTGCAGATGCTAGCGATTAGCCCGAAAGGCACTGTGCCTATTTTACAAGTTTTTGATGCTACTGTGGATGGTGCTGTGATTGAAGAAAGCCGAGAGATAATGACTTGGGCGCTTGAGCAAAAAGATTCACAGGGGCTATTGGATGCAAAGGTTTTGCCTCAGGCCAATACTTTGATCGAACAAAACGACAACGACTTTAAACATTGGCTAGATCGCTATAAATACGCCGACCGTCATTTTGAGATGACCCAGACCGAGTACCGGCAGCGAGGTGAAGCCTTTTTACAGATTTTAGAAGAGTTGTTGGCTAAAAATCATTACCTGCTGGGGGATAGTGCGACCATTGCCGATATTGGTATCATGCCTTTTGTCCGCCAGTTCGCTCATGTAGATCGTGATGTTTTTTACAGCTTACCTTACCCGAAGCTGCAGCTATGGCTACAACACTGGTTGGAGCACCCATTGTTCTTGCAAGCTATGACCAAATTTCAGCCATGGCAAGAAGGAGATGACCTGGTCGTTTTTCCTACATCATTGGGCCTGCTTGATGGGGTGTGCTTGCCTCATCCGCAGTAGGGTTAGTTTTAGTTTGCTTTCTTCACATCTTTCTTTAAGCTCTTTTTCAACAAATGGTCGAATATAAACGGGCCAAACGGTAAGAACGATCCAAGTACGCCCGCGGGCATGACCCAGAGTGGCATTTTGATTTTGTTGACGACGACCATAAGCATCAAGATATAGGCGATGAACAATACCCCATGTGCCATACCGATGTATTTCACACCTTCTGGAATACCCATCATATATTTTAGTGGCATGGCGATGCCGAGCAATAACAAGAAAGAGGTGCCTTCTAGGTAGCCTATAACCGTGAGGTTTTTTAAAGCGGTGTGTTGTTCTTTCTTAAGACCGGGTATTTGTTTGGCATTTGACTGAGCCTGCGACACTGTGTTTTCCTTTTGTTATTATCAATAAATAATTTAGGGGTCAATCAATATTGCTATGATACTGGCTCTACTCAGGGCTTTGAAGTGTTAGTTTGTTTCAGCTACCACTTAGTACGATACGCCTTAATCTAGCCATTATGCAATCACTCTGCATTCGCTCACATTTTAATTTCCTTCTTATATTCTGAAGATATAGTTAAAATACCTTAAAAACGCGACGGTACTGCTGGTATAAGCTTTTTGCAGCCTCTGTCTGCGTAGGCACAGCAAGCAAGAAAAACTTATGCCAGCAGTATATTATGTATCAATATTACTTTTCATGAACTATATTTATCACAATTTTTTATACTAACAAACACTCAAACTCTAGTCGATTATCCTTATAGTCAAGCTTACGTTAAATCGAAATTGCCATAAAAAAACTGAGCACATGGCTCAGTTTTTTATTGTAATGAAATTGGTTAAACACTTCATTCAATTTTACGCTTAGCTTAATGGCACACCAATACGTTTGGCCACTTCTTCATAACCTTCAATAACGTCCCCTAATGACTGGCGGAAACGGTCTTTATCTAATTTTTTCTTAGTGTTCTTGTCCCAAATACGGCAGCCATCTGGGGAGAACTCATCACCTAAAACGATACGGTCATGAAAGACGCCAAATTCTAGTTTGAAATCTACTAACATTAAATCACCAGCATCAAACAACTTTTTAAGTACCTCATTAACTCGATAGGTCAGCTCTTCCATTTTTGCTAGCTGCTCTTCTGTTGCCCAGTCTAAGGTTACTGCTAGCGATTCATTAACCATCGGATCGCCGAGTGCATCGTCTTTATAAAATAGCTCAAAGGTCGGCGGTGTTAGCACTTGGCCTTCTTCTAATCCCAAACGGCGTACCAGGCTACCAGCAGCAAAATTACGTACCACACACTCAACCGGAATCATCTCTAGACGTTTGACTAATACTTCATCGGCAGACAATTGCTTTTCGAAATGGGTTTCAATACCCGCTTCCGCTAGTTTTTGCATAATAAAAGTGTTGAAGCGGTTATTAACCACACCCTTACGTGCTAGTTGCTCGATACGCTGGCCATCAAGAGCTGAGGTATCATCACGGAAGTGTAAAATCAAAAAATCGTTGTTATCAGTTTCGTAGACAGATTTAGCTTTGCCTTTATATAGCAATTGTTGCTTTTGCATCATGGGAGTTCCTGTTCGTTCAAGCTTATGTGGTAAAAACGCGCAGCTACCGCTAAGTACTCTCTACAACAGCATTAATAAGCAGTTCAATAGTTATGTTATTGATGACTATATTAATAATAGCAAAAGTACGTTAGCCGTATAAATGGAGACCTAGGGTGTTTATTCAGAAGAGGCCGTAGTCACAGTAACGGAGCGCTCAGGCTTAGGCAGTTGGTACTGTTTGCCCGACTCGTTTTCTAGTGTCAGCGTATTTGCGCCCGTATTAGGCGTGGGATATAAAGGTACGAATGGTGCTGTCTCTTGCGCAGCAGGTAGCTGTAAAGGGTCAAGCTTTTTGCTCTCTTGATACTCCAAGCTGCCATTATCCCGCTTACCAATCAAGCTTTTTGCAGTTTGACAGCCGCTCAATACGACAGTGCTACCTAACACTAAGGTAAATATGACGGTAAGCAGTTTTGGGGTGGTTAATGATGTCTTCATCATACTGTCTCTCAGAGTTAGCAATCGACGTCAGTATGGACGTATCGCTGATAGTGGTTAGCGTAGCGTCTATACTGACTTATAGCTTAAAAATTATAGTAAATTTGCCCGTACCAAAGCGTTATCAATGGTCGCATGATGCTCTTCAGCCAACCATACTAACGGCAAACGAATACCAGTATCTATCATACCCATTTTATGTAGTGCGTATTTGGTAGGGATAGGACTAGAATCAATAAATAGGTCGCGATGTAGGTGCTTGATGACATCATGTATATTATTAGCAGCGGTAAAATCACCACGTAGTGCGGCTGTAAAGGTCTCACTCATCGCTTTTGGGGCAACATTAGCAGTGACAGAAATATTACCTTTAGCGCCTACTTTCATTAAATCAAGCGCGGTACCATCATCACCTGATAACACCACCATTCTACTACCCACCGCTTTGATTAATTGTTCACCGCGAGCGACAGAGCCGGTTGCATCTTTGATCGCAACAATATTATCAATATCCGCTAGGCGTTCAACGGTCGCTTGAGCAATATCAACTACGGTACGTCCTGGTACATTATAGAGCATTTGTGGCATATCAACTGCAGCCGCAATGGCTTTATAATGTTGATACAAACCTTCTTGGGGCGGCTTATTATAATAAGGGGCTACTAATAATGCGCAGTCCGCACCAGCCTCTTTGGCGTCTTGAGTCAACTTGATTGCTTCAGTAGTATTATTGGCACCCGTCCCCGCAATTACGGGTACACGACCTTTGACATGCTTAACAAAATAGCGAATGACATCGCTGTGCTCTTGCATGGACAAGGTCGCCGATTCACCAGTAGTACCAACGGCGACTAGGCAATGGGTACCCTGTTCGATTTGCCAATCTATGAGATCTGCCAGATGTTTATAGTCGACTGTGCCGTCAGGATGCATGGGCGTTACTAACGCTACCATTGAGCCTTGTAGTTGGATTTTGATGTCGTCGTATGCTGTACTCATAACCCTGCCTTACTGTATTATCATAGCTTTTATCAAAGCCGTCACATGATAGGTCGTTTGCAAGTATCAATGTTAATAACAATGCCTTGCACGATGTTAATACCGTTTGTTCATATACTACATTTACGTTCACGCAGTGAGCTCGCAGCGAATGACAGCATGCTCAATTAAACCCTACTATTATTTGCGTTTAACACGTATATAGCAATAGAAACGCCCGTTAGTGTAGCATATTTTGGTTTGACCGCTATCTATCAATTGACAAGCAGTCTACCCATTGAGCAGCAATTTGCCTTTTATTTGCCCAACTGTTGACACGAACAAATAGCACGAACAAATCACATGCGTTTAATAATTAGTTTAGCGTAATTTCTCAGTGTTGATGAAATATTTTGAGTGGTTTTAACGAATCGTCAACACATCGATAAGTGGGAGACTACCAAAAGCACGACCTTATTGTATTAGTTACTCAATACGCAAGCCAATGATGCTAGGAAGACCTTGGCGCATTACTTCAATGGTGACCACTCCTTTTTTGGGTAGTGCTGAGATGGCGCTTGAAAAGTCCGTTAACTTTTTGATAGGTTTTTGGTGAAAGTTCGTGATAACGTCCCCTGCCAAGATTCCTGAGCGCGCAGCGAGGCCTGTCGGGTCAACGGCGGTAACCAATATGCCGGTCTTATTGTCGGCAGCCAGCTCTGCTTGTTCCTCTGGGGTTAAGCTGCGCAAACGCAGCCCTAAGCTTACGTCATCGTCTTGCTGGTCACGGCCTTGGGCCTGTACATCTTTTGGGGCATGACTGAGCTTACCCGCCATGCTCATTTGCTTACCATCACGCTGAATCAACGCGCGAAATGAGTCATTGGGACGAGCCCGATTAATTAGATTCAGTAAATCTGATGCACGCATAATCTGGATATCATTATACTGCAAAATAATATCGCCCGACTTCAAGCCTGATTGTTGTGCCGGTGAGTCTGGTGATACTCGGGTCAGTAATGCACCTTGAGGACGGGCTAGCTTATAAGCTTCAGCCAAATTACGATCAATATCCTGTGGATAAATACCTAAATAGGCACGCTTTACTTCGCCGTTAGTTTTGAGCTGCTGGTAGATATCCATCGCCGCGTCGATCGGAATGGAGAACGATAGCCCCATATAACCACCCGTGCCGCTAAAGATACGTGAGTTGATACCAATAACTTCGCCACGTTGATTGAATAGTGGTCCACCTGAATTACCAGGATTCAATGCCACATCAGTTTGTATAAACGGGACACTGGTCTCGCGAGAGAAGTTGCGTGATTTGGCACTAACAATGCCTGCAGATGCTGAATAATCAAAGCCAAACGGCGAGCCAATAGCCAATACCGGTTCACCAACTTTGATAATATTAGAATCGCCAATGGGTAAGGCTGGGAACTCTCTACCAGTAACTTTTAGCACGGCCACATCAGAGCGTTCATCACTGCCAATAACGGTTGCATCTAGCTCCGTTCGGTCATTGAGCGTCACAGTGATCTTATCTGCCCCGACGATCACATGATGATTGGTAAGCATATAGCCATCGGTTGTGACAAAAAAAGCGGTCCCATAAGCATACTCAATCGCTGGGGTCACCGCTTGTTCAGGAATACGTATTTTATCACCAAAGAACTGCCGTAGTAGTTCAGCGGTTTGGGCTTTGGCCAGCTCTTCCTCACTAACCGTTTTGGTCACATTAACGCGCGCCACCCCTGGGGTTACTTGCTGTACCAGATCTGAAAAATCTGCGGTAGTCACTGCTGCATGTGCTTTTGGCATGGTCGCAGCACTGACACTAACCATCATGGTGGTGCCAATAGCTAGCGCCAGAGTACTGCGCTGTAGCCAGTTATGCATCTTACGAGTACTGCGTTGTTTAGGCATGTTGTCCCCATGTGAGTGGTCTTTATATCTGTTATTAATTATTGACGCCTATTTTATAACTGTTATTGCTAGCAATGCTTAGTCCGCCTATCAGTTAATATTGAGGACTGGTTGTAAACTTAGCATTTATAGATATCGGTATTGAATGAATGACTGATTATTTAGTTTACCTGACATCTGTGCATCTAAGAGTTTATCAGTTTAATAGTGAGCCGTGCCAAAACTTGCAGCCATATTCTTAATAAACCCAATAGACACAGCTATTGTATGATAAATTTTATTATTATCTTATTATTATCTTATTATGGTCACTACACAGTAGAATAACCTAAGGCAGGGCTATTTAGGTAACCAAATAATAGCTCAAACAGAACGACTACCCTTACCTACCATTACAATGAACAATGGGCTTGACATCAATAAAATAAAATCATGCTATTATAATAAGCCAAATAACTTCAGAAGCAAACAAAAGTCAATATGGAAATATTATTATTGACCGCCTATAAGCTTGCTAAGTTGGCTATCATTAGCTTTTATTGATTATCTGTTGAGACCCTCAACGACCTTTTTTAACTCGGAGCACTTTTGTCCCTGCTACTCTATAACACAACTACACTAGATGGCTTATATTACCAAAACCGTTATAACCGTTTGTCATAATTTCACTATAGTAAGCTCTATGGCAGCCATTACTCGACATAAAGTATAACAAGATTATAAAAGGATTAATTTATGGATACCGCCCTCTTGCTATCCGGCGTGGTTGGGATTGGCATTGCCGCCCAATGGTTGGCTTGGTATTTAAAGCAACCGTCCATTTTGTTTTTGTTACTGATTGGTATTATTGTTGGACCTGTTCTGGGCATTTTCGATCCTGATTTAGTCTTGGGTGAACTGATGTTTCCCTTTATCTCTTTGGGGGTCGCGATTATTTTGTTTGAAGGTTCGCTAACCCTAGAATTTGATGAGATCAAGCAACACGGTACTGTGGTACAGATGCTGGTATCGGTCGGGGTACTCATTACTATCGCCATCGTGGCACTATCAACTTATCTATTATTCGACGTTGATCCCTTAATCGCCTTGTTATTTGGTGCGCTGGTTTGTGTGACTGGCCCAACCGTGATTATGCCGCTCCTACGCAGTGTCCGTCCGAATAAGACTATTTCTAATATCTTGAAATGGGAAGGCATTATCATCGATCCAATCGGTGCCATTGCGGTGGTATTGGTTTATGAATATATCATTTCCGGCGGCGAGGCCAGTAGTATTTTGCTATTTGCCAAGATTGTAGTCTTGGCAACGGCTATCGGTCTGGCTGGCGCCTGGGCGCTGGCTTTCCTCATGCGCCGACATATGGTGCCTGAATTTTTGCGCAATGTGTTTACTCTAGCCTTTGTGCTGCTTTTGTTTTCGATATCGAATCATTTAGAGCACGAATCTGGCTTATTAACGGTCACGGTAATGGGGGTAGCGCTGGCCAACTGGCCTAAGTTCCCGCGTGATACGATTTTGGAATTTAACGAGTCGCTGACGCTGTTATTAATCTCGGTCTTATTCATTATTCTCGCCGCTCGTGTTGAGTTAGAGAGTCTATTGAGTATTGGCTTTGCAGGTCTAGTATTGTTGGCCATAGTCATGTTTATCGCCCGTCCATTATCAGTCTGGGCGTCCTCTATTGGCTCCGACCTAAAAACCAACGAAAAACTGATGATCAGCTGGATTGGCCCGCGCGGTATTGTCGCCGCAGCTATCTCCTCACTATTTGCCATTCGCTTGCAAGAGTATGATATTCAAGGCGTTGAGCTATTGGTACCGTTAGTATTTATAGTTATCATCGGTACCGTGATGATTCAGGGCTTAGGCGCAAAGATGGTTGGCAATTGGTTAGGCGTGCGCGAGCCTGAGACCAATGGTATTTTAGTAGTCGGCTCCAATCCCGTCGCACTATTGGTCGCCACGTCATTGAAAGACCAAGGCTTCGATGTCATTGTCGCTCATAATAACTACACCAACATTGCACGCGCGCGCATGAGTGGCCTGCGCACCTATTTTGGTAACCCAATTTCTGATCACGCTGATCATCACCTCGACTTAATCGGTATCGGTCATTTGTTCGCCATGAGTATGGATAAGGAAATGAACACCTTGTCTGAGATTCATTATCGCCACGAGTTCGGTGAAAGAAGACTCTTTCGACTCAAATTCAGTGATGAAAAAGTCAGAAGCGAACGCGATGATAAGCAATCAAACTTTCATTCCCAGTGGCTATTTGGTAAAGATGTGACCTATACCAAGCTGGCCAGCATGCTATCAAAAAAAGCGCGTATTAAAATTACCAATATTACTGACAGCTATAGTTTTGAGCAGTATAAAGCTGATAATAAGCAGTTTGTGCCACTCTATACCGTCGATAAAGAAGGTAAGATTCAAATCTTTACCGATAAGTTTGATGGTACTGTTTCGCGCGATCGCAAACTTATCGCTTTAGTGGTTGATGATGATATCCAGCCGAGACCCGTAGATGTCACTGCCAAACAAGAGCAAGCTCGCGCGATTGCAGATGCTGAGTTTGAAGCCAAATCTAAAGCACCTGAAAAGCGTAAAGAAAAAGAATTGCCTATTGACATAGTAGATGAGTCAGAGCAAGAGCAGAACAAGTTGGTAGAACACAAAGAAAACGCCGCGCAAGATGAATCACTCAAGACTGCCAATATAGCATCGCCAACAGTAATAGAGAAAACGGTTAAAGAAGTCACCGATAAAAAAGCCGCTTTGAAAGAAAAGGTAGCTAGTGTAAAAACTAAAGGCATCGTGTCTGAAAACTCAGCAACATCCAAGAAAACCGTTAGTAGCAGTACTAATGGTAATGGCAGTGCCCCCAAAACGAAGAAAGGAGCACTTGATCCCAATCGTCTGCCTGACACCAGTAATGATAAAGGCGCTATCAAGGCTAGCCCTGATGAAGACTTAGACAAATAACAGGTGACCTTGACTCAACTGTATTGACAAAAAGCCCAGCGGCTATTAATAACAGCACGCTGGGCTTTTTGATGGGGATTTGTGGATTGCAACCGATATGAAGGTTGGCGTAACCTATAGTTAAAATATCTTAAAAACGCGACGGTACTGCTGGTATACGCTTTTTGCAGCTTCTGTCTGCGTAGGCACAGCAAGCAAGAAAAACTTATGCCAGCAGTAGATTATGTATCGATATTACTTTTCATTGACTATAGGTTAACTCAACTGGAATTGCGTTTGCATCACTTGCCACACTCGCATGCTCACTTCATCAGCATTACCTGACGCATCAATACGCTGAATGCGTTCAGGATGCTCAGCAGCAAGGGTGGTAAAGCCTTCATGTACTCGTGTAAAAAATGCCGTTGCTTGTTGCTCAAAGCGATCGGCGGCACTGCGCTTGCCAGCCCGTGCCATGCCCTCTAATACGGGCAAATCTAACCACAACGTTAGCTCAGGCAATTGCGGAACAAACTGCGCAATGAGCGTCTCAATCTTAGTCAATACAGCACTGTCACCATGAGCACGGCCAAAGCCCTGATAAGCAATGGTCGAGTCTATAAATCGGTCACATATCACCCAAGTCCCACGCTGTAATGCCGGTAGAATAATCTGCTGCAGATGATCACAACGTGCGGCAAACAATAACAGCAGCTCAGTATCGTCATTGATATCAGTCGCAGGATCTAGCAATATACTTCGTAACCGCTCAGCAAAAGGACTGCCACCCGGCTCACGTGTGCGTAGATAATCAATATCATTGGCTTGTAGACGTGCGCATAACTGTTGTATAGCGGTGGTCTTTCCCACGCCTTCTGTACCCTCAACACTAATAAAGCGCCCTTGCTGTTCTAGCCTAGCTGGCGCTTTATTGGTAGTAGCAGAGTCAGTATCAGTTTGGGTCGAACCAGCGGTTAACGATGCTGACATGATGTCGCCTTATATTTTGTATGTCTTTTATGACTTGGCAAGATTAATTTTAAATAAATAGCCGTTATCCTTTATAAAAACTGAGCAGTGTGTATGGCAACTATCAACGATTAATGGCTATTAATAAGTAATAGCACACGCGAATCTATTGCGGCGGCGTTTGTGATTTTTTTTCACGCATCACGCTCAAATAATCTCTTACCGCCTGATTGTGCTCAGCCAAGCTATTGGTAAATTTGTGCCCACCATTACCAGTTGCCACAAAGTATAGCGCCTGGCTATCAGCAGGATGTAAGGTCGCTTCAATAGAAGCTGCTGAAGGTAGCGCAATTGGCGTGGGCGGCAAGCCATCAATTTGATAGGTGTTATAAGATGTTTTTTCATCAATATCTTTGCGGCGAATATTGCCTTCGTAGCGGCTGCCCATACCATAAATAATGGTCGGATCAGTTTGCATACGCATGCCTTTATTCAAACGATTGTTAAAGACCGCAGAAACGATTGGACGCTCTGCAGCGACGCTGGTTTCTTTTTCAATAATAGAGGCCATCACTAGCGCTTCATAAGGGCTCTTATAGGGCAGATCTGGTGCACGATTCTCCCACGCTTTAGCGAGTGCTTGTTGTTGACGCTTATACAAGTCCGTCAGTACCTGCTTATCACTGGTGCCTTCACCATAATAATACGTATCAGGTGAAAACCAACCTTCAAGGTTATGATTGACGATAGGGTCATCACTATTAATTACAGAGTCCGGCAATATACCAACCAAGTCCAATGCTTGTGCAATACTGGCATTATCTGCATCAGCGGTCAGCACTTCTTTTTTGATGCCTTTATTATCGCGTAACGCTTGATATAAATCCTTAGAGGTTTTACCTTCAATAATTTGCACTTTTACCATGGCCGCTTTTGCGCCTTGCTCTAACACTTGCAACACTTCAGCGACCGTTGGGTTCTCAGGTATTTGGTAAATGCCAGCATGTAGCGGTGCATCGACTTGCGACTTGATATAAAACTTGGCGATACTGGCAGAAAACAATGGAACATTCTGCCACTGCGGCAATAACCCATAATAAGTCTGGCCTGGCTCAATAGTGACCATCTGCTGCGACTGGGTAATACGTCCAAACAGAGTCTGATAAACCATCACTAATAAAAATGCAGCAATCAACCCGACCACTAACAATATCTGATAGCCGCGCTGCATAAAAAATGATTGATGGTCTGTTTCATAGTGTCGCGAAGTCTTCTCTGCACCGATCAATGAGATGTCGGTCGCTGGCGCTTTATCTGCTTCTATTTTATCGGCGCTCGAATCTGTTTGCTCTTGCTGCACGCGCGACTCATCAACTGCTGCTGGTTCTGAGTCTATCGGTGTATCAACAGTCTCATTAATCTCGCCATTTTTTTTATTTGGTGGGGTATCATCAGAGTGATTGGAGGGTGTTTCGGGTGTTAGCTTGCTCATGGCAACTCGCGAGGCAGAAGTTTGTTAGAATTTAGCATTGAACCGTGCGCTTTTCAATGGCATTTGCTTAGCTTGTGAATTAACTTGGTGTTTAGACAGAAAAATGTAGTTGAATAACCACTATTCATAAAAATTTTAAACAATAAATACAACACCTGGTTTTGACTACATTTATGTTCAAATATTATAACAATGGCTCTTTGCTATGGATTTAAACACAATGGATTTAAACACTATGGACTTAAACTTTGATACTAAGTTAGCTACCAACTACCATTCAAAATCACAAATTATTCGTGTGCTTAGTGAAGCCTGGGTAAAAGACCATGGTTACTGTCCTAATTGTAGCGTTAAACCGTTGGCTGAATTTGCTAATAATCGACCAGTTGCAGACTTTTATTGTGCGAATTGTAATGAGCAATACGAGCTTAAAAGTAAAAAGGCCAAGTTAAGTAATGTGATTAACGATGGCGCTTATGACACCATGATGCAACGCATTAGTAGTGAAGATAATCCAAGCTTTTTCTTTTTGACCTATTCAGCGCATCAGGGTGACTCAGCACAGTATAGCGTCAATAACTTTCTAATCATTCCTAAGCATTTTTTTAAGTCGGATATGATTGTGAAGCGTAAGCCTTTATCACCCAAGGCAAAACGTGCTGGTTGGATTGGCTGTAATATCGACCTACGCCAAGTGCCAGAATTAGGCAAAGTGTTTTTGGTCAAAAACCAACAAGTGATACCAAGAGATACTGTCACCCAAAGGTTCCAGCAAACGCTATTTTTACGTGGGCAAACGCAACGTGCGCGTGGCTGGACATTGGATGTTTGGCAGTGTATTGATAAGCTTGGTGCAAATTTTTCTTTGAATCAGGTTTATACTTTTGCAGGCGAGCTACAACTCAAGTATCCTGATAACCATCACATTCATGACAAAATCCGTCAGCAGCTGCAAATTTTACGAGATAAAGGCATTATTGAATTTTTGGGAGGCGGTAATTATCACAAATTAAACTAAGCATTTTTCAGGATAACCTTTAGGTCTTAGACGACCTTCGTTATCACGATAAACATCTGAAATTAGTTCATCTCTATCCTCCCAGAGCGGCAAACGTGCTGTAGCCACTAACCGATCATGAAACTTATATGGTGGATAATCCATCTCTAACTCGTCATTCACAGGGAAAAAACAGTGAATGTCAGTACCTACATAAGTATACCGTCTATTTTTTATATAATTATTCCAATGCCATAATAGCTCAAAGGACGTACGAACGGGTTTGGTAAACGCTTGAGGTTTCACGGTAATGGCACACATCACATATTCATCATGAGGCAGATGATGCACGCCTTGCTCAATAACGTCTTTGCGTGTGTGTGCATACTCAAACACGCCACCAAATGCGATATATTTCTTACTATTCTGTAAATACATGACGCCTAAAGCTAACTGAGATTCAGGAGTTAAATACACAACTTCGTCAGGATACTGTTTCGCTTTACGGCAAATGTCATTAAAAATCATCAAACGGCGAATTTGTAGCGGTATTCTTGCATCTTCATA
The sequence above is a segment of the Psychrobacter sp. PL19 genome. Coding sequences within it:
- a CDS encoding DNA-3-methyladenine glycosylase; protein product: MTSSKSSPPQITILDSSWFTRPTCVVAGDLVGKILCRQLTDSDGSQKVLRMRISETEAYIGEDDGSVQAHVAKGKEKSEIMYREGGVFYVYLTYGIHHMLNLISGPSESPESVLIRAGFLTVNSDRLVEEQLLSADKQLTHPKQLAGPGKLTKRLQVNRDLYGKSISPESEVWVEDDGCQPPVSLRPRIGIDYAGDAKDWLLRYIWTDHPSLSKK
- a CDS encoding glutathione S-transferase, which produces MTSSLHRLYSFRRCPYAMRARLGLLFAEVQVELREITLKNKPVQMLAISPKGTVPILQVFDATVDGAVIEESREIMTWALEQKDSQGLLDAKVLPQANTLIEQNDNDFKHWLDRYKYADRHFEMTQTEYRQRGEAFLQILEELLAKNHYLLGDSATIADIGIMPFVRQFAHVDRDVFYSLPYPKLQLWLQHWLEHPLFLQAMTKFQPWQEGDDLVVFPTSLGLLDGVCLPHPQ
- a CDS encoding DUF3817 domain-containing protein, with the translated sequence MPGLKKEQHTALKNLTVIGYLEGTSFLLLLGIAMPLKYMMGIPEGVKYIGMAHGVLFIAYILMLMVVVNKIKMPLWVMPAGVLGSFLPFGPFIFDHLLKKSLKKDVKKAN
- the purC gene encoding phosphoribosylaminoimidazolesuccinocarboxamide synthase, with amino-acid sequence MQKQQLLYKGKAKSVYETDNNDFLILHFRDDTSALDGQRIEQLARKGVVNNRFNTFIMQKLAEAGIETHFEKQLSADEVLVKRLEMIPVECVVRNFAAGSLVRRLGLEEGQVLTPPTFELFYKDDALGDPMVNESLAVTLDWATEEQLAKMEELTYRVNEVLKKLFDAGDLMLVDFKLEFGVFHDRIVLGDEFSPDGCRIWDKNTKKKLDKDRFRQSLGDVIEGYEEVAKRIGVPLS
- the dapA gene encoding 4-hydroxy-tetrahydrodipicolinate synthase, with protein sequence MSTAYDDIKIQLQGSMVALVTPMHPDGTVDYKHLADLIDWQIEQGTHCLVAVGTTGESATLSMQEHSDVIRYFVKHVKGRVPVIAGTGANNTTEAIKLTQDAKEAGADCALLVAPYYNKPPQEGLYQHYKAIAAAVDMPQMLYNVPGRTVVDIAQATVERLADIDNIVAIKDATGSVARGEQLIKAVGSRMVVLSGDDGTALDLMKVGAKGNISVTANVAPKAMSETFTAALRGDFTAANNIHDVIKHLHRDLFIDSSPIPTKYALHKMGMIDTGIRLPLVWLAEEHHATIDNALVRANLL
- a CDS encoding Do family serine endopeptidase, with protein sequence MPKQRSTRKMHNWLQRSTLALAIGTTMMVSVSAATMPKAHAAVTTADFSDLVQQVTPGVARVNVTKTVSEEELAKAQTAELLRQFFGDKIRIPEQAVTPAIEYAYGTAFFVTTDGYMLTNHHVIVGADKITVTLNDRTELDATVIGSDERSDVAVLKVTGREFPALPIGDSNIIKVGEPVLAIGSPFGFDYSASAGIVSAKSRNFSRETSVPFIQTDVALNPGNSGGPLFNQRGEVIGINSRIFSGTGGYMGLSFSIPIDAAMDIYQQLKTNGEVKRAYLGIYPQDIDRNLAEAYKLARPQGALLTRVSPDSPAQQSGLKSGDIILQYNDIQIMRASDLLNLINRARPNDSFRALIQRDGKQMSMAGKLSHAPKDVQAQGRDQQDDDVSLGLRLRSLTPEEQAELAADNKTGILVTAVDPTGLAARSGILAGDVITNFHQKPIKKLTDFSSAISALPKKGVVTIEVMRQGLPSIIGLRIE